One window from the genome of Deltaproteobacteria bacterium encodes:
- a CDS encoding prepilin-type N-terminal cleavage/methylation domain-containing protein: MKDDLLAGNKGFTFVELTLVILLLGFILLLTFPNFRESIAPRDLKKAVLGFVGTLRYTQS; encoded by the coding sequence TTGAAAGATGATCTTCTGGCCGGCAATAAAGGATTTACCTTCGTCGAATTGACATTGGTTATCCTTCTCCTGGGGTTCATCCTCCTCCTGACTTTCCCGAATTTCCGTGAATCCATCGCGCCCCGGGACTTGAAAAAGGCCGTTTTGGGTTTTGTCGGAACCCTGAGGTATACTCAGAGTCA